In one window of Chlamydiota bacterium DNA:
- the amrB gene encoding AmmeMemoRadiSam system protein B gives MSSIREPAVAGLFYPNSLAQLRADILSFLEKAAGIALHGELVGLILPHAGFPYSGQIAACGYHLLQSLKLDAVIIIGPNHKVEGFQGTSVYAKGGFKTPLGVLEVDEELAEDILSRDSGAVFNEKAHLKEHSLEVHVPFLQVVSPQVKMVPIVMADYQWKTCERLARAVVKAIKKRKEKKILLIASTDLSHYHSYEEALKMDKIAIQDIESMDPGRLYMDAAHQERSELCGFGPVLTTLIASRELGATKAKTLASANSGDVTEDWSRVVGYVSMAIMKGAMEGEEWFKEMEEAFLDEIERKALCEWSRKTLEAYFEKKSPAPPEHLSSKFLEKKSLFVTLKKRNELRGCVGSLSQDKTLLEMIKEMTLSAAFRDSRFPPLQQEELDKTAIEISILTDLVQISSTDSIELGKHGILIRKENHSGLFLPQVALEQGWDKETFLTHACLKAGLEMDAWKEGSIISIFEVFRFGENAPLLMKR, from the coding sequence ATGAGTTCAATTCGAGAGCCTGCGGTGGCGGGTTTATTTTATCCAAACTCTTTGGCTCAATTAAGAGCGGATATTTTATCTTTTTTAGAAAAGGCTGCAGGTATTGCTCTTCATGGAGAATTAGTGGGTCTTATCCTTCCTCACGCGGGTTTTCCTTATTCGGGGCAAATTGCGGCTTGTGGATATCACCTTTTGCAATCTCTAAAGTTGGATGCGGTCATTATCATTGGGCCCAATCACAAAGTCGAAGGTTTTCAAGGGACCTCTGTTTATGCCAAGGGTGGATTTAAGACACCCTTGGGAGTTTTAGAAGTGGATGAAGAGTTGGCTGAAGATATTTTATCGCGTGACAGCGGGGCTGTTTTTAATGAAAAGGCCCATTTAAAAGAACATTCTCTAGAGGTTCATGTTCCTTTCCTTCAGGTGGTCAGTCCTCAAGTGAAAATGGTGCCGATTGTAATGGCAGATTATCAGTGGAAGACGTGCGAACGTTTGGCCCGTGCGGTTGTGAAGGCGATTAAAAAAAGAAAAGAGAAAAAAATACTGCTCATCGCTTCGACGGATCTTTCTCATTATCACTCATACGAAGAAGCCCTAAAAATGGACAAAATAGCAATTCAAGATATTGAAAGCATGGACCCAGGACGGCTTTATATGGATGCGGCCCATCAAGAACGCTCCGAGCTTTGTGGATTTGGGCCTGTTTTAACAACCCTAATTGCATCAAGGGAATTGGGGGCAACGAAGGCAAAAACGTTGGCCTCGGCTAATTCCGGAGATGTGACTGAGGACTGGAGTCGAGTTGTGGGATATGTTTCGATGGCGATCATGAAAGGGGCGATGGAAGGGGAGGAATGGTTTAAAGAGATGGAAGAGGCTTTTCTGGATGAAATAGAAAGAAAGGCCCTGTGCGAATGGTCAAGAAAAACCCTTGAGGCCTATTTTGAGAAAAAATCACCAGCACCGCCGGAGCATTTGAGTTCGAAATTTTTAGAAAAAAAATCTCTTTTCGTGACCTTAAAGAAAAGAAATGAATTAAGGGGATGTGTTGGGTCTCTTTCTCAAGATAAGACGCTTTTGGAAATGATCAAGGAAATGACGCTTTCTGCAGCTTTTCGAGACTCGAGATTTCCACCTCTTCAACAGGAAGAATTAGATAAAACAGCGATTGAAATTTCAATTTTAACAGATCTTGTTCAAATTTCTTCTACCGATTCGATTGAATTGGGGAAGCATGGCATTTTAATTCGAAAGGAGAATCATTCCGGACTTTTTTTACCTCAGGTGGCGCTTGAGCAAGGCTGGGATAAGGAAACCTTTTTAACTCATGCGTGTCTAAAGGCAGGTTTGGAAATGGATGCGTGGAAGGAAGGATCGATTATTTCGATTTTTGAGGTATTTAGATTTGGTGAGAATGCTCCTCTTTTGATGAAGAGATAA
- a CDS encoding HAD family phosphatase, whose product MKTIKAILFDIGNVILFFDNHRVSRQLSEKTGKTESKLFKLVFDLYTELELDLGKTPPEKFLGLIQKEMDLKLDIAELKFIFSNIFQENERVSNLIKLLKWKISILAVSNTNESHFEFIRGNFPILHWIDRIIPSCEMGVKKPHPGIYFEALKYARAKPEECIFIDDQEKNIIPAHLLGFKTHLYKSYEGLVEFLSKLKII is encoded by the coding sequence ATGAAAACCATTAAAGCGATTCTCTTCGACATTGGAAATGTCATTCTATTCTTTGACAACCATCGGGTCTCACGGCAACTTTCAGAAAAAACGGGCAAAACAGAATCCAAACTCTTCAAACTCGTCTTTGACCTTTATACAGAATTGGAATTGGACCTTGGGAAAACCCCTCCTGAGAAATTTTTGGGACTCATTCAAAAAGAAATGGATTTAAAATTAGACATCGCTGAACTCAAATTTATTTTCTCCAATATTTTTCAGGAAAACGAACGCGTTTCAAATTTAATCAAACTTCTCAAATGGAAGATATCGATTTTGGCGGTTTCAAATACCAACGAAAGTCATTTCGAATTTATCCGAGGAAATTTTCCTATTCTTCATTGGATTGACAGAATCATTCCATCCTGCGAAATGGGGGTCAAAAAACCCCATCCAGGCATTTACTTTGAAGCCCTGAAATACGCCCGAGCAAAACCTGAGGAATGTATTTTCATCGATGATCAGGAAAAGAACATCATCCCCGCCCATCTTCTTGGTTTTAAAACTCACCTTTATAAAAGCTACGAAGGACTTGTGGAATTCTTAAGCAAGCTGAAAATAATATAA
- a CDS encoding nucleotidyl transferase AbiEii/AbiGii toxin family protein, whose protein sequence is MNVLTELQQKALKAFFSVSELKKHFYLTGGTALSAFYLMHRFSDDLDLFTHSIEIDDIERIAVDAWKNSGLNPVKERGSPTYRRFLLNNDLQVDLVKDIDFRVGTPQLHQSFMVDNPKNIAVNKVTALYGRFEPKDYVDLYFLKSHLSYNILELLKLGMQKDGGLEPFHWARIVKDVENITVLPRMLKPLELSELKKFFMHLREEIIDSLKPKNST, encoded by the coding sequence ATGAATGTTTTAACGGAGTTACAACAAAAGGCCCTTAAGGCTTTTTTCTCTGTTTCAGAACTGAAAAAACATTTCTATCTGACAGGAGGAACAGCCCTCTCAGCATTTTATCTGATGCACCGATTCTCAGATGATCTAGATCTTTTTACACACTCAATTGAGATAGACGACATTGAAAGAATTGCAGTAGATGCATGGAAAAACTCTGGACTAAATCCGGTGAAAGAAAGAGGCTCTCCTACTTACAGACGCTTTCTCCTCAATAATGATTTACAAGTGGATTTGGTCAAAGATATTGATTTTAGAGTGGGAACACCGCAACTGCATCAATCATTTATGGTGGACAATCCCAAAAATATTGCGGTTAACAAAGTCACCGCGCTTTACGGACGCTTCGAACCAAAAGACTATGTTGATCTGTATTTTTTAAAATCTCACCTCTCATACAATATTTTAGAGCTTCTTAAATTGGGCATGCAAAAAGACGGAGGGCTTGAACCCTTTCACTGGGCGAGAATTGTTAAAGATGTAGAAAATATCACCGTGCTCCCACGCATGTTGAAACCTTTAGAATTAAGCGAATTGAAGAAGTTCTTCATGCATTTAAGAGAAGAGATTATAGACAGTCTTAAACCTAAAAATTCAACTTAA
- a CDS encoding leucine--tRNA ligase → MSKTYYDFKTIESKWQKFWEENQSFHVSEKSQRPKFYCLVMFPYPSGRIHMGHVRNYAIGDVIARYKRMKGFNVLHPMGWDSFGLPAENAAIKHNVHPSEWTYDNIAFMKTQLKKMGLSYDWSREIATCNEEYYGLEQKLFVRMYEKGLVYKRKSFVNWCPDCETVLANEQVVDGQCWRCENEVVQKELEQWFFKITAYADELLKGLESLRGGWPERVLTMQKNWIGKSIGVEVAFPIEGKKESLKIFTTRIDTVYGVTFMSMAPEHPLVLELIKGKAQEGEVRSQIERLRKQDRRDRMDETSEKEGFFTGAYCLHPLTQEKIPIYVANFVLMEYGTGAVMAVPAHDQRDFEFAKKYRISIKVVIQPQGQALNSEMMTEAYVSEGVQIHSGAFDGMMNDEALEKIADFLEEKKVGKRSIHYKLRDWGISRQRYWGSPIPMVHCSSCGTVPLPEKDLPVLLPKDVKFTGKGASPLAEHFSFVNTPCPKCHQPARRETDTMDTFVESSWYFARYTCPDALDPLDISKVDYWLPVDQYIGGIEHAVLHLLYSRFFSKVLRDLGFLHADEPFQRLLTQGMVIKDGAKMSKSKGNVVDPDELISQYGADTARLFSLFAAPPEKDLDWNEAGVEGSFRFLKRVWSKASELIEENVKMPLPPSLDQMNESEKKLYRKIHQTIKKVSEDIEDSYHFNTAISSIMELVNEIYLFDAQQNPQESSKGLSFEAVKTVVILLTPFCPHICEELWEILGEKGTVGKLPWPHWDDQALKEETVEMVVQINGKVRGRFQVHVSLGQAELEAKILEDEKLKKLIGPGPVKRFVHVPRKLVNVIV, encoded by the coding sequence ATGTCTAAAACTTATTACGACTTTAAAACGATTGAATCCAAGTGGCAGAAATTTTGGGAAGAGAATCAGTCTTTCCATGTTTCTGAAAAATCCCAGCGTCCGAAATTTTATTGCCTCGTCATGTTCCCTTACCCTTCCGGTCGCATTCATATGGGGCATGTGCGTAATTATGCCATTGGCGATGTGATTGCCCGCTATAAAAGGATGAAGGGATTTAATGTCCTTCATCCGATGGGGTGGGATTCCTTTGGCCTTCCGGCCGAGAATGCCGCGATTAAACACAATGTGCATCCCTCCGAATGGACTTACGACAATATTGCTTTTATGAAAACCCAGTTAAAGAAAATGGGGCTTTCTTATGACTGGTCACGGGAGATTGCGACTTGCAATGAGGAGTATTACGGATTAGAACAAAAATTATTTGTGAGAATGTATGAAAAGGGTCTTGTCTATAAAAGAAAATCTTTTGTGAATTGGTGTCCTGATTGTGAAACTGTTTTGGCGAATGAACAAGTCGTCGACGGGCAGTGTTGGCGCTGTGAAAATGAAGTGGTTCAGAAAGAATTGGAACAATGGTTTTTTAAGATTACGGCTTATGCGGATGAATTATTAAAGGGACTCGAATCTTTACGAGGAGGTTGGCCGGAACGTGTTTTGACGATGCAAAAAAATTGGATTGGAAAATCGATTGGGGTTGAAGTGGCGTTTCCCATTGAGGGGAAAAAAGAATCGCTTAAGATTTTTACAACGCGGATCGATACGGTTTATGGGGTCACTTTTATGAGTATGGCCCCTGAACATCCCCTCGTATTAGAGCTCATTAAAGGGAAGGCTCAAGAAGGTGAGGTGCGAAGTCAAATTGAGCGGTTGAGGAAACAAGATCGACGGGATCGTATGGATGAAACCAGCGAAAAGGAAGGTTTTTTCACGGGGGCATATTGTCTTCATCCTTTGACACAAGAAAAAATTCCGATTTATGTGGCCAATTTTGTTTTGATGGAATATGGAACAGGGGCTGTGATGGCGGTTCCCGCTCATGATCAAAGGGATTTCGAATTTGCAAAAAAATATCGGATTTCGATTAAGGTGGTGATTCAACCCCAAGGGCAGGCGCTCAATTCTGAAATGATGACAGAGGCTTACGTGAGTGAGGGCGTTCAGATTCATTCAGGAGCTTTTGATGGGATGATGAATGACGAAGCACTTGAGAAAATCGCCGATTTTCTCGAAGAAAAGAAAGTAGGAAAAAGGTCTATCCATTATAAATTGCGGGATTGGGGGATTTCCAGGCAGCGTTATTGGGGTTCTCCGATTCCGATGGTGCATTGCTCGAGCTGCGGTACGGTTCCCCTTCCTGAAAAGGATTTGCCGGTTCTTTTGCCCAAGGATGTCAAATTTACAGGGAAAGGGGCCTCGCCTTTGGCTGAACATTTTTCTTTTGTGAATACCCCTTGCCCTAAATGCCATCAACCGGCAAGACGGGAAACGGATACCATGGATACCTTTGTCGAATCCTCCTGGTATTTTGCACGATATACCTGCCCTGATGCTTTGGATCCGCTGGACATTTCGAAAGTAGATTACTGGCTCCCTGTGGATCAATATATTGGAGGGATTGAGCATGCTGTTTTACATTTGCTTTATTCCAGATTCTTTTCGAAAGTTTTAAGAGATTTAGGATTTTTACATGCGGATGAACCCTTTCAAAGATTGTTGACGCAAGGCATGGTGATTAAAGATGGGGCCAAGATGTCCAAGTCTAAAGGGAATGTTGTTGATCCCGATGAATTAATTTCCCAATATGGAGCGGATACGGCACGGCTTTTTAGCCTGTTTGCGGCTCCTCCTGAGAAGGATTTAGATTGGAATGAAGCGGGGGTGGAAGGATCTTTCCGATTTTTGAAGAGGGTATGGAGTAAGGCGAGTGAATTAATAGAAGAAAATGTTAAAATGCCTCTTCCTCCTTCTCTCGATCAAATGAATGAATCTGAAAAGAAGCTTTATCGAAAAATACATCAGACGATTAAAAAAGTTTCTGAGGATATCGAGGATTCGTATCATTTTAATACGGCCATCAGCTCTATTATGGAGTTGGTGAATGAAATTTACCTTTTTGATGCCCAGCAAAATCCGCAAGAAAGCTCGAAAGGTCTTTCTTTTGAGGCTGTTAAGACGGTGGTGATTTTGCTCACACCTTTTTGTCCCCACATTTGTGAAGAGTTGTGGGAAATATTAGGCGAAAAGGGAACTGTTGGGAAATTACCCTGGCCTCATTGGGATGATCAAGCTCTTAAGGAAGAGACCGTTGAAATGGTTGTTCAAATCAATGGCAAGGTGAGGGGTCGGTTTCAGGTTCACGTTTCCTTGGGACAAGCCGAGTTGGAAGCAAAAATTCTTGAGGATGAGAAGCTTAAAAAATTGATTGGGCCGGGTCCTGTGAAGCGATTTGTGCATGTGCCCAGAAAACTGGTTAATGTGATTGTGTAA
- a CDS encoding helix-hairpin-helix domain-containing protein, with amino-acid sequence MLNLTRQEQTLLFSLVAIFGLGMGLLILKRVGGIDLLHFDKKPKQVEVKSERREILVFIKGQVENPGVFHVALGTRVTEAIEQAHPKEDADLFSLPLAEFVKDGETLVVPQIVSSQEKMAHSEVSTSSPSSGLKVNIRTADEAALNELPGIGPALASRIIDYRTEHPFLQVEDLLKVPGIGKKKFEAIKDKVYVQ; translated from the coding sequence ATGCTGAATTTAACTCGTCAGGAGCAGACTCTTTTATTTTCCTTGGTGGCGATTTTTGGGTTGGGGATGGGTTTGTTGATTTTAAAGCGTGTGGGGGGGATTGATCTTCTTCATTTTGATAAAAAACCGAAACAGGTTGAGGTTAAAAGTGAGAGAAGAGAGATTTTAGTTTTTATAAAAGGACAGGTTGAAAATCCTGGTGTTTTTCATGTGGCGCTGGGAACGCGTGTGACGGAAGCGATTGAGCAGGCTCATCCCAAAGAGGATGCAGATTTGTTTTCACTTCCTTTGGCTGAGTTTGTCAAAGATGGCGAGACACTGGTGGTCCCTCAAATTGTTTCTTCACAAGAAAAGATGGCTCATTCAGAAGTTTCAACTTCTTCGCCATCTTCTGGACTCAAGGTAAATATTAGGACTGCGGATGAGGCGGCTTTAAACGAGCTCCCAGGAATTGGGCCTGCCCTGGCTTCCCGAATTATTGATTATCGAACCGAGCATCCTTTTCTTCAGGTGGAGGATCTTTTAAAGGTTCCTGGAATTGGGAAAAAGAAATTTGAGGCGATTAAAGACAAGGTTTATGTGCAATGA